The proteins below come from a single Methanoculleus sp. SDB genomic window:
- a CDS encoding 3-isopropylmalate dehydratase: protein MNGRGHAVCLGADIDTDVIIAGRYLRTKDRSVWAARVFEDLDPSLAARLRGAVIVAGSNFGCGSSREQAPVALREAGVVAVIAPSFARIFYRNAINVGLPVIEAKGVPCTDGEEIAFSLGEHWVEAEGQRIPFPPLSAKMQEILAAGGLVSFWRARE, encoded by the coding sequence ATGAACGGTAGGGGGCATGCCGTCTGCCTCGGTGCCGATATCGACACCGACGTCATCATTGCCGGGAGGTACCTCCGCACGAAAGACCGCTCCGTCTGGGCTGCCCGTGTCTTCGAGGATCTCGACCCGTCCCTCGCGGCACGGCTGCGGGGCGCCGTCATCGTCGCGGGCAGCAACTTCGGCTGCGGATCGTCCCGCGAGCAGGCGCCCGTGGCGCTCAGGGAGGCGGGGGTGGTTGCCGTCATCGCCCCCTCATTCGCCCGGATCTTCTATAGAAACGCCATCAACGTAGGCCTTCCCGTCATCGAAGCGAAGGGTGTTCCCTGCACGGACGGCGAGGAGATCGCCTTCAGCCTCGGCGAACACTGGGTGGAGGCGGAAGGACAGCGGATCCCGTTCCCGCCCCTTTCCGCAAAAATGCAGGAGATCCTTGCAGCGGGCGGCCTCGTTTCCTTCTGGAGGGCGCGGGAGTGA